One genomic segment of Ricinus communis isolate WT05 ecotype wild-type chromosome 5, ASM1957865v1, whole genome shotgun sequence includes these proteins:
- the LOC8269624 gene encoding MLP-like protein 28, translated as MALSAKLQVDVELKSSAEKFFKLLSKQIHQIPNASPGNIHQVDVHEGDWETAGSVKLWTYTIDGKREIFKEKVEIDEARKIVTMTAVEGHILELCKSYKIIIEAVPKDEGAVAKITTEYEKFKPDDAPPNKYLNFIVYVVKDVDAHLVNA; from the exons ATGGCACTATCTGCAAAGCTACAGGTTGATGTAGAGCTCAAGTCCTCTGCTGAGAAGTTCTTCAAACTTCTTAGCAAACAAATTCACCAAATTCCCAATGCTTCCCCTGGAAACATCCATCAGGTTGATGTTCACGAAGGTGATTGGGAAACTGCTGGCTCTGTCAAGCTCTGGACTTACACCATAG ATGGAAAGCGGGAGATTTTCAAAGAGAAGGTGGAAATAGACGAGGCAAGAAAGATAGTAACAATGACTGCAGTAGAAGGACATATCCTTGAACTGTGCAAGAGCTACAAGATTATTATTGAAGCTGTTCCAAAGGACGAAGGAGCTGTTGCTAAAATTACTacagaatatgagaaattcaAACCCGATGATGCACCTCCAAACAAGTATCTAAACTTTATTGTTTACGTTGTCAAGGATGTGGATGCGCACCTTGTCAATGCCTGA